One genomic region from Rhodococcus sp. SBT000017 encodes:
- a CDS encoding MlaD family protein, producing MRLFSRNRPHHQSERRRDLIVAAVVVVTVVVGLVIAGTVYIAPPGQKVYSAQLVNTGGLESGDQVRIAGIRQGTVSSVDLAGTFITVEFRLDDSVPVRSDATAAVRLITPIGGRVLDLDPGSGPTSLSGAIPLVQTSSTYDISDTLETTTPVFRDVKGVDLRQTASLLQNAFSDGNTNIPDALRNTSSLMELLERQYGQLDKAVALSDEYVHAFADQKQVLVDFLRQLSFLASTLGPDIDNVRGGFDLLSRLFKLLTRPLVAYSDGIEPSVQQYKTLLDKVSSELPGYSDALAQVDQITQRLGVLLQAPVGASTTTEPEVRVCIPSGDDKC from the coding sequence GTGAGGTTGTTCAGTCGAAATCGACCGCATCACCAGTCCGAACGCAGACGCGACCTCATCGTCGCCGCTGTGGTGGTGGTGACCGTGGTGGTCGGTCTGGTAATCGCCGGGACCGTGTATATCGCACCGCCCGGCCAAAAGGTGTACTCGGCTCAACTGGTCAACACCGGAGGGCTGGAGTCGGGTGATCAGGTGCGTATAGCGGGGATAAGACAGGGAACGGTGTCGTCGGTGGACCTCGCGGGAACGTTTATCACAGTCGAATTTCGACTCGACGACTCAGTGCCAGTCCGTTCGGATGCCACCGCAGCGGTTCGCCTGATCACGCCGATCGGCGGGCGAGTTCTCGATCTGGACCCAGGGTCAGGACCGACCTCGCTGTCGGGGGCGATCCCCCTTGTTCAGACATCGAGTACTTACGACATTTCGGACACGCTCGAGACGACGACGCCGGTGTTCCGCGATGTAAAGGGCGTCGATCTCCGTCAGACTGCGTCGCTGCTGCAGAATGCGTTCTCCGACGGCAACACAAACATTCCCGACGCACTGAGGAACACCAGCAGTTTGATGGAACTCTTAGAGCGACAGTACGGTCAGCTCGACAAAGCGGTCGCTCTATCCGATGAATACGTCCACGCTTTCGCCGATCAAAAACAGGTGCTGGTCGACTTTCTCCGTCAACTCAGCTTCCTTGCCAGTACGCTGGGACCTGATATCGATAACGTCCGCGGCGGGTTCGACCTTCTCAGTCGTCTGTTCAAACTTCTCACGAGGCCGCTCGTGGCTTACAGCGATGGAATCGAACCGTCTGTCCAACAATACAAGACGCTCCTCGACAAGGTGTCGTCAGAGCTGCCAGGCTACTCCGATGCCCTGGCCCAGGTTGATCAGATCACTCAGCGCCTCGGCGTCCTCCTCCAGGCGCCGGTCGGTGCGTCGACTACCACAGAACCAGAGGTTCGTGTGTGCATTCCGAGTGGTGACGACAAATGTTGA
- a CDS encoding MlaD family protein, protein MLTTWIRRLLLLIAVVVVVVASVEIGGRVSDDTRSLCAEFTDASGLFEGNTVAMLGKKIGSVVGVHQNSDQSGVRIDMRIDKSVPLPADVGATLVSTSIVTERQIEFTKPYSDGARYETDQCIPLSKTRTPLGISQTLDSISNLSEDLVKDNGRNTDAILQSLELVSRNLEGTQGDVAGIIKDSATLIDDPAKRDMQIRSIVGNLAALTGVATENDKEVTALFDNFVGAIEVIIAFGQTFGSAVEYAGTFVPILSRFATDFGPPIFAIGDAAVPLIADMGEQPDMVVAIAARTADLIVKHPDAKSIVQAFAVSLPLRSLVGGCAAPVANGVCGSSDVSRTIAGMMGGGA, encoded by the coding sequence ATGTTGACTACATGGATCCGAAGACTGTTGCTCCTGATCGCCGTGGTGGTTGTGGTGGTCGCTAGTGTGGAAATAGGGGGGAGGGTGTCCGACGACACGCGCTCCCTGTGTGCCGAGTTCACCGACGCATCGGGCCTCTTCGAAGGCAACACAGTAGCCATGCTCGGCAAGAAGATAGGCAGCGTCGTCGGGGTGCACCAGAATAGTGATCAGTCCGGTGTAAGGATCGACATGCGGATCGACAAGAGCGTTCCGCTGCCCGCCGACGTCGGCGCGACTCTGGTGTCGACATCCATCGTGACCGAACGTCAAATCGAGTTCACCAAGCCGTACTCTGATGGAGCCCGATACGAGACGGATCAGTGCATTCCGTTGAGTAAGACGAGAACCCCGCTGGGAATCAGTCAGACGCTCGACTCGATCAGCAACTTGTCCGAGGACCTGGTCAAGGACAACGGCAGGAACACCGACGCGATCTTGCAGTCCCTCGAGCTCGTCTCCCGCAATCTAGAAGGAACGCAGGGTGACGTGGCCGGGATCATCAAGGACTCAGCCACGCTCATCGACGACCCGGCAAAGCGGGATATGCAGATTCGCAGCATCGTCGGGAACCTCGCCGCACTGACGGGGGTGGCAACCGAGAACGACAAAGAGGTGACCGCCCTCTTCGACAACTTCGTAGGTGCCATCGAGGTCATCATCGCGTTCGGCCAGACCTTCGGCTCGGCAGTCGAGTACGCGGGGACGTTCGTTCCGATCCTCTCGAGGTTCGCAACAGATTTCGGTCCCCCGATATTCGCGATCGGTGATGCTGCCGTTCCGCTCATCGCCGACATGGGAGAGCAGCCGGACATGGTGGTAGCGATCGCAGCCCGCACGGCAGACCTCATCGTGAAACACCCCGATGCCAAGTCAATTGTGCAGGCGTTCGCAGTGTCGCTGCCTTTGCGAAGCCTGGTCGGTGGCTGCGCCGCGCCGGTGGCAAACGGAGTCTGCGGGTCCAGCGATGTATCGAGGACGATCGCAGGGATGATGGGGGGAGGGGCCTGA